A window of uncultured Methanoregula sp. genomic DNA:
TGCATCCTTCTGCAGGATCCACTCTATCTGACCCATGAAAACCGGCTCTCATCAGTCCTCTATCCCTTTGAATGCGGGATGAATATTATCAAGACGAACAGTAAATCGCATCAGATTTCACTTAAAATCGCTTGTTTTATTGATATTATTCTATCATACTCGCAGTCAAGCGAAAATCCCGATTACACCATCATGCTCGCGTTGTATGCGTCAGAAATCGGTAACGGGTACGAGCAAGACGCCATGATGGCCAGGATAATTTCCTGTATGCGGGACAACATCCCCCACACCGGTTCAACTGACCCGTATGAAGTGATGGCCAATAATCTGTTCAGAAATGACATTGGAAAATCCAATCCCGTTGTTCTGGATCTGCTCTACCAGATTATTCTGAAAATAAGTGATCCATTCATCCGGTTTTCAGGTATGTGCACTCTCGCAGAGGCCATAGTGAAAAATGGCAACCATGAACGTGCCCGGGAGTTACTTGAGATAATTTATAACAGTACCGGGACCCTGTCTGCAGAATACCAGAAAGTCCTCATCCTTGCAGATCTGGCAGCAATCTATGCGGAAATCGATCCGAAAACTGCTTCGGATTACGTAAATCAGGGCATTCTGTTATTGGATGCCGTGGAGCCGGAAAAATCATCAGAAGTACGGCGACAGATTGTCCTCTCGATTGTCAGAGTGAATTCTGTTGCTCCCGACAAAACATGGAACCGGATCGCTCTTGACGTGATCCAGAAGATTGCTGATCCAATTGAATACATCAGTTCGCTTGTCGCGGTCTATACGATGTTCAGTCATGACAAAGAACAATGCGCCGATCTCCTGAACACGATGGCATCTGCAGCAGAAAAAATTCCTTCCCCCTACGAAAGGGCCACAACCCTCACCGATCTGATCCCTCTTGCGCTCCAGAATGAGAACAGAGAGCTCGCATTAACCCTTCTGGAGAAGGCTGAAGTTCTTTCGAGAAAGATCAATATCCAGTATATCGCTGATATCGTACGGGAAAATATCACCCAGTTTTACTTTGTTCTGTACCAGAAACAGAAAGATAAACAGTTTCTTGACCGAGCAATCCGCGTTATCAGGACAATTGACAATGATGAAGTCCGTATCCATCATTTCGAACAGGCCGGACTTGCCGATACAAGCGATGAAACTGCACGTTACCTGAAAATAAAGCAGTTGTCTGAAAAATTGTTGCGGGAAAACCCCCAGTCCGGCCAGGTTTCTTCCCTCGAACACCTGGTCAGATCCATCGCTGATCGTGGTAAAGAAGCACTCTTTTTCTGCGATCTGGCTATTTTTTTCAAAAGGGCGGGAAATGGAAAACTTTCCCACAGGATGGTCCAGTCAGCAGTAAAAGAAGCAAGGATCATCCGGCCGCTCTCCCGCAGATCCCATATTATGTGTGACATCGCCCTGAAGATATATGCCTCCGGCAGCCATGAGACCGCTCAGGAAATCCTCGATTATGCCATCGATGCGGCAACCAACATACGGTTGGCATCCGTCCGGGACGAAGTGTTTGACGAACTCGGACTTGCAATAAAAATCATGCAGGGGCTATAACGGATGAAAACCATTGAGGTTTTTATTGCAGGTAGGGTCCAGAAAGTAGGGTTCCGGGCATGTATCCGGAGAATAGCGTCGGATCTGAACGTTACCGGTACCGTAACGAATCTTTCCGACGGGAGAGTTCATATTTATGCAACAGGTGAAGCGATGATCCTTGAAAAGTTCATCTCAATGGTGTATGGCTGCCCAAGGGCAGTCATCCGGGACGTCCATATGACAGAGATCCCCATAAAAAATTTCGATGACTTCTCTATCATTAAAGAGAACGGAAGAGTCAGTACGGTACTCTGAATTCAGTATTGGTCTTCATGGAATCACAGAAACCGGAGATATATTCGTTGATTGTTTCCGCATTGATCCCCGTGTAAAAGTGATCGATCAATTCCCTTGTGATATCTTCGGATAAGATACAACGATCCGCGGTCACTTCATAATCAGAAGCGTTCAGGGTTTTTTTTGCAATCTGAAATACAACCCTGTCAACCAGTTCCGCCTTCAAAGGCTCAATAAGATCCTGGACAAGGGTTCCTTTCCCCTCGTGCAACAAACCGATATCAGGATCCAGGAACGCACCAAGAACGGAAACATAGCAGGTACCAAAGAGCATCGAGTACCCAAACGAAAGCATTGCGTTGACGGGATCCACATGAGGCCTTTCCGTCCTCCTCTTGAAGCATAACTCATGGGGGATATCCCGGGACATGATCTCATAATACATATCGGAAGTCATGCGGTGCAGGCGTCGAATCTCATCCAGTTTGATAAGATACCTGAGTTCATCCTTGGCATTTTTCAAAAAATCCAGTTCCCCTTCATAAAACAGGTTGATACTATGCTCTTCCTGAGCCCGCGTTATCATCAGCAGCCGGGATCGGATAGCCCCCTCGGCTATTGCTATGGCATAGCGTTGCCGGGGGATATTCTGTTGCAGGAGATGCAGTTCGGCCGGTAGAGGATCTCCAAACGGCTGCAGAGTCCCAACCGGTGTACCGTCCGCCTCAAAAAACGAGATGTACACACCATGCCTGATGAGCTGTGATATTGTTGCGGAGTTGATCGTATGCCCGCCTACTACGAGGAGATGGTTAAAGGACCCGAAGGGATACGTGTCGGTTGTCTTTTTTTTCTGTACTATGAGTTGATGCCGGGTAGATTTTATATGGGCGCCAAATCCGGTGACCGGCAGCCAGGAAAAATTCGTCACGAGTAACCCCAAAGTACTGATCTGGTGATCTATTTACTATCACACTTCGATTGATTAATTCATCGTTTTGCAGTGTATGAAGCATGGGGATCCATGGTTATCGGATTATTGTTTTGTGTCAGATATCGCAGCGAAAAACACAATTCCGGTGAATATAAACCGTTGAAAAAACAATACGTGGATCTGTCATGCATTAGCATAACAAGGGTGAGCCATGTACTGGAATGAGAAGATAGAGACCCTGAAACCTGATGCCTTACATGCACTTCAACTCAGACGATTGAAGAAGACAATAAATCAGGCCCAGAATATCGATTTTTACCGGAACCTGTTCAAGACCGCAGGTATTCAGGCATCCACGATAAAGACGCTGGATGATATAACGAAAATCCCTTTCACCAAGAAGCAGGATCTCAGGGGCGGGTATCCATTCGGATTCTTTGCGGTGCCCTTGAAAAAGGTTGTCCGGATCCATACAACATCAGGTACAACCGGAAAACCAACGGTTGTCGGATATACAAGAAAAGATCTCGATACCTGGTCCGATCTCATTGCCCGGAACATGACCATGGTAGGCATAACGGACAATGATATCTTCCAGAATATGGTCAATTACGGTATGTTTACCGGCGGTCTCGGGTTTCATTACGGGGCGGAAAAAATAGGGATGACGGTCATTCCCAGCGCAACCGGCAATACAAAACGCCAGATCGAGATGATAAATGACTTCGGGGTAACAACGATCCATTGCACACCCAGTTATGCCATGCACCTGTCAGAAGTGGCAGAAGAGATGGGAACTGGTCTTGAAAGCCTGAAAACCGGCCTTTTCGGGGCAGAGTCCTGGTCCGAGAGCACGAGAAAAACCCTGGAAAACCGGCTGGGTGTAACCGCCTATGATTCCTATGGCCTGAGCGAACTCTTTGGTCCCGGTGTGGCATTTGAATGTCCCGAGCGCAACGGCCTCCATATCTGGCACGACAGTTACCTTGTCGAGATCATTGATCCAAAGACCGGTGAACAGTTAGGTGACGGGGAGCGCGGAGAACTCGTAGTAACACCCCTGGTAAAAGAGGCAATGCCCCTGTTGCGCTACCGGACCGGCGATATTACCATGGTGATCGATGACGGGTGCCTGTGCAGGAGAGGAAAGAAGATTGCGCGGATTACCGGCAGAAGCGATGACATGCTGGTCATCCGGGGAATCAACGTATTCCCGTCCCAGATAGAACATGTCCTGCTCAGGATCCCGGAAGTGGGCAATCAATTTATGGTATATATCGACAGAATAAATCATCTTGACGAGATGACGGTCGAAGTGGAGATCAACCGGGAGTCCTTCAGCGGCGAACTGTCAGATCTTGCCCGGCTCCAGAAAAAAGTGGTCAAGGAGCTGCGGGACACGCTTGAACTGCGAACAACCGTTACTCTTGTGGAACCGGGATCCCTTCCCCGGTTCGAAGGAAAAGCAAAGAGAGTGATTGACCGGAGAGAAGCAGAATGACTTACTGGGATCCACGCATTGAGAGGATGCCCCAGGCAGACCTCAAAAAGATGCAGTACAAATTACTGAAAAGTCTCGTATACCGCCTGTACAGTTTCTCGCCTTTTTACCACGACCGGATGAAGGAGCAGAAGGTCCACCCCGACGATATCCGGACCCTTGCGGATGTCAGGAAACTGCCGTTCATGTTCAAACGCGATCTGCGGGACAATTACCCTGACAGGATCTTCACTGCAACCCAGGAAGAACTGGTCAGATACCACGTCTCCTCAGGAACAACCGGAAAACCGACCGTTGTCGGTTATACGCAGCACGACCTGGATATCTGGACAACCTCCCTTGCTCGGGGACTCTCATCGATAGGCCTTGGCAGAGGCGATGTCATCCAAGTGAGTTATGGGTACGGCCTGTTCACCGGAGGACTCGGGATGCACTATGGTGCCGAACGCATAGGGGCAACCGTTCTCCCCACAAGTGTCGGGAACACGGAGCGGCAGATCGAGCTCATGCAGGATCTCAAAGCCACGGCAATTGCCTGCACGCCATCATATCTCCTCCATATGGGGGAGGTTGCCGAGAAGATGGGCGTGAGCATCAAGAACGACACCTGTCTCAAAGCGGGGATCCTCGGGGCGGAACCCTGGACCGAGAGTATGCGCACCCGGATCGAGGACTGGCTGGGAATCAAAGCCTATGATATCTACGGGACAAGCGAACTGTCCGGCCCTATGTATACGGAATGCACCGAACAACAGGGCTTTCACATCTGGTCGGATATCGCCCTTGTGGAGATCATCGATCCAAAAACAGAAGAACCGCTTGAAGCCGGAGAGAAAGGAGAAGTCACCATAACCATGCTCCAGAAAGAGGCACTCCCCATGATCCGCTACCGGATCGGGGATATCTCCTCAATGGACGAATCCGTCTGCTCCTGCGGGAGAACACATCCCAGGATCCAGCGCATCCAGGGACGGGTGGATGACATGCTGATCATCAGGGGCATCAATGTATTCCCATCACAGATTGAATACACCCTGATGACCATCCCGGAGGTAGGGCAGCACTTCCAGATCATTGTCGAACGCAAAGGGGCGCTTGATGATATGCTGGTCCGCGTGGAACTCAACAAGGGATCCTTCAGCGACAAGATCACCGACCTGATGCAGGTCCGGCGGATGGTGGAGCACCGGCTCAGGAACGCACTGAACGTGAACGCAGAGGTGGAACTGGTTGAACCCGGTTCATTACCACGATTTGAGGGGAAATCGAAGAAAGTCATAGACAAGAGGTCGATGTAAATGGACACGCAGAAATTCGTGATCAGGCAGATATCGATCTTCTCGGAAAACCGCCCGGGAAGACTTGCGGCAATCGCCCATGCACTCGGGAATGAGAAGATCAATATCCTTGCATTCAGTATTGCTGAGGCGAACGGTTTCGGGGTGGTAAGGGCACTTGTTGATCATCCCGAAAAAGCGCATGACACGTTACAAGCGCTGGGATTCAATGTGGCATTTACTGATGTGATTGCCGTGAAAATGAAGGATAAACCCGGCGGTCTCTATGATGTTGCAAAAATTCTTGGCGACGGCGGAATCAACATCGAGTACTCGTATGCATACTCGGGAAAAGACGGCGCAGTCCTTATCCTCAGGGTGGACCATGTGGAAGAAGCAATAAAGAAGATCCGAACTTCAGGAGCCACACTTCTGGAGCGGACGAACTTTCACGGATAATTTTTTACTTTTTTTCCCATTTTATCAGTTCCGAGACCGAAGACAAGGTGCTCCCTCTCCGGATCTCTTCACGGATCCGTTCTTCATTCTTACGGACTTCGAGTGCCCGCCGGGCAACCTCGTATGCACGGCTTGCGGGAATCACCACAACCCCGCTCTCATCCCCGATTATCCAGTCCCCGGGTGAGACCTGCTGCCCGCAGCACTTAATCTCCGTGTTGATCTCCCCGAATCCTTTGGGCTCTCCCGCATTGGGCACCGTTGCTTTTGCAAAGACCGGAAATCCCATGGCACGGATGTCATCGACATCCCGCACCGCGCCATCAATAACAACGCCGGAAACTCCTTTGCTTATGCAACTCATTGTTGCAAGCTCGCCCCAGGGAGCCACATGGGTGCACCCGTCGTTGTTTATCACAATGACATCGTTCTTTTGTGCAATGTCGATCGCTTCGACGGGTTTTGCCCAGTCACCGGCAAGAGTCTGCACGGTTACGGCTTTTCCCGCCATCTTCACATTGCCGGAAATCGACCTGAGATCCTGCATGGCACCTTTCCGGTGCATCGCATCGGTAACATTCGGGGAAGATACCTGCAGGAGAAGGGTGCGGATCTCCTCGTCACGCGAGTGTTTTTCCATGCGCTTCAGCGTAGGGGCATCCATCTCTGCCCGGATCCGCTGCGTGGAACCCTTCACATCCGCTGAACGGACAATTCCCCCGCCAACGATCACGATATCGGCGCCATATCTTATTGCGTCCCCTGCCGTTGTTGCATCGATTCCCCCGGCAACAGCAAGAGTCGTGTGGACATCCTTTGACAGGGTGGTGAGAAGATCGATAGAACTCCTGCCGATCATCTGCTGATCGATTCCCACATGGGCGCAGATGATGTCCACACCCAGGGATTCCAGCTGGCGGGCACGGGAGATCGGTTCCGTGACATTGATGAGATCTGCCATGAGCTGGGTTCCATAGAGGCGCGAAGCCCGCACTGCTTCCGAGATAACGGAATCATCGGCATCGGCAAGGATGCAGACAACATTGGCGCCGGCTTTTGCAGCCATCTCCACTTCGAGGGTCCCGGTGTCGGCGATCTTCATATCCGCCACGATCACAGAATCCGGATGCTGGTCCTTGAGTGCCCTTACCGCCTGCATGCCCTCGCTCTTGATGAGGGGAGTCCCGACTTCAATCCAGTCCGCTCCGCCATCAAGAGCTTCCTGTGCGATCTGCAAAGCTCTTTTGAGTTCAAGGAGATCCAGTGCCACCTGCAGAACCGCTTTTTTCATGATCAGTGATCTGAAGTGCCACAGGTTTAATAATTGCGAGAATGTTTTACATCCCGGTTCAGTCGTTTTGCAACAGTCACAAAAACAGAAAAACTACAGAGAGCAATTCCTTTGCAATTTCCGGATCAAACCGATGAGGATATATAAAAAAAAGGGGAATTTTTCACGTACAGAGTTCAAATGATTTTCTTTATACAATTTGGTGTATAATTGTGAATCGTTATATACCGGGCGCGTAACATCGATGAGAAACAGGCAAATCAATTCGAGCGGGATCTCCGAAACCGTTACGGTGATCCTCGTCATTGCACTGGTTATCGGACTCGCAGTTGCAATATATGCGATGCTGTTTGGTTCTGTATCATTAACCAAATCATCACTGGTTGCTGCTTCGGCAGGTACCGCAAATGTTCCCCTTGACGCCAGTTCGTCCATGCAGATCATGCGCGTACTCCCTATGGCAGGAGAGTCATATTACCTCAAGGGCCAGAGCACAATCCCGGCCAGTTCGGCAACTACACCCCTCGCAATCGCATCGTTTGATATAACCGATCCAAATGGCCGGGTGTCGACCGTAACGAACGGTTACCTTACCACGAATGCGAACAAGCTCGGTTCATCACTGTACATCTATAAAGACCAGAGCAACAATTACCGGTTGACCGATTCTTTGGCCTCTATATCGTACGCTCCCGCCCAGATCAAGCCATTTGCCCTCGGAGAATATCAGATAAACATGATCGATAATACCGCTCATGTACCCATGAATATCATGACGGTGAAAATAACGGGTAACGGGACATCCAGTTCATCCGGATCGTTATCGCTTCCCCTTCTCAACACCCTTCCAAACTCCTCGTGGGTTGTCCATGGCGGGGTTACGAATACAACGGACGCTTCCGGCCTGACCGTTTACAATTTTGACGGAACCAGCGGATACCTGAGTGCTACAGCAAACCCGGCACTGAGTTTTACCGGAAACCTCTCATTATCCCTCTGGATGAATCCAACCTCAACAGGTTCCTCAGGCAGTTCATCCAACTGGCACACGATCATTGGAAAAGGGCAGCTCAACTCAGATAACAGTGAATATGATAATTATCAGCTTATGCAGCTCGGAGATAAATTGCTCTTTGAATGGAATGATGCCACTACGGGAGCACATTATCAGGCAACAACCACATCGGCTCTTACAGCAGGTTCGATGCAGTACGTGACTGCCACCATAAATGCAGGCGTCCTGACAATCAGTGTCAATGGAGTTCCATTGGGTTTAACCTACAATACCGGCAATGTTCCCGGGGGAGGTACTGTTATTTCCGCACCTGTAATAACCCTGCAGAACAATGGCAACGATCTTCTCACGGGAAAACAGAATGCGGCAACATCTGCGAATTACTTCTACTACAGCGGGACTATGAGTGAGGTGGCATTGTACAACCGGGCACTGACCGCCGAGGAGATTGCACACAACGTGAATTATAAACAAATCTGATTTTTTTATTCGCGGAAGAGAACGGTGTAAAAAAGAGATCAGGGTTTTTGTTCTTCATATTTTTCAGAATAAACAAGGGTTTTGAACAGTTTTTTCCTGGCAATCGGGATCTCTGCCGGATAACCGGCAGCTACCAGGGAGACAAGGGTATATTTCGCAGGAACCTGAAGGAGTTCTCGTATCGGTTCTGCATAGGGTTTCTTCTCCCCGGCAACCCAGCAGGAACAGACACCGTATGCCTGGAGCGCAAGGATCAGGTTTTCCGTTGCTGCACAACAGTCTTCAAGATAATAGGTCTCTG
This region includes:
- a CDS encoding nitroreductase family protein codes for the protein MNIVATIIKSRHSVRKFKTDPIGENVIQDALECALLAPSAMNHQPYLFVVVKQKETLGKIADLAPNGKFIADSQACFAVFGEKTETYYLEDCCAATENLILALQAYGVCSCWVAGEKKPYAEPIRELLQVPAKYTLVSLVAAGYPAEIPIARKKLFKTLVYSEKYEEQKP
- the cas1 gene encoding CRISPR-associated endonuclease Cas1 encodes the protein MTNFSWLPVTGFGAHIKSTRHQLIVQKKKTTDTYPFGSFNHLLVVGGHTINSATISQLIRHGVYISFFEADGTPVGTLQPFGDPLPAELHLLQQNIPRQRYAIAIAEGAIRSRLLMITRAQEEHSINLFYEGELDFLKNAKDELRYLIKLDEIRRLHRMTSDMYYEIMSRDIPHELCFKRRTERPHVDPVNAMLSFGYSMLFGTCYVSVLGAFLDPDIGLLHEGKGTLVQDLIEPLKAELVDRVVFQIAKKTLNASDYEVTADRCILSEDITRELIDHFYTGINAETINEYISGFCDSMKTNTEFRVPY
- a CDS encoding acylphosphatase, encoding MKTIEVFIAGRVQKVGFRACIRRIASDLNVTGTVTNLSDGRVHIYATGEAMILEKFISMVYGCPRAVIRDVHMTEIPIKNFDDFSIIKENGRVSTVL
- the hxlA gene encoding 3-hexulose-6-phosphate synthase — its product is MKKAVLQVALDLLELKRALQIAQEALDGGADWIEVGTPLIKSEGMQAVRALKDQHPDSVIVADMKIADTGTLEVEMAAKAGANVVCILADADDSVISEAVRASRLYGTQLMADLINVTEPISRARQLESLGVDIICAHVGIDQQMIGRSSIDLLTTLSKDVHTTLAVAGGIDATTAGDAIRYGADIVIVGGGIVRSADVKGSTQRIRAEMDAPTLKRMEKHSRDEEIRTLLLQVSSPNVTDAMHRKGAMQDLRSISGNVKMAGKAVTVQTLAGDWAKPVEAIDIAQKNDVIVINNDGCTHVAPWGELATMSCISKGVSGVVIDGAVRDVDDIRAMGFPVFAKATVPNAGEPKGFGEINTEIKCCGQQVSPGDWIIGDESGVVVIPASRAYEVARRALEVRKNEERIREEIRRGSTLSSVSELIKWEKK
- a CDS encoding ACT domain-containing protein, which translates into the protein MDTQKFVIRQISIFSENRPGRLAAIAHALGNEKINILAFSIAEANGFGVVRALVDHPEKAHDTLQALGFNVAFTDVIAVKMKDKPGGLYDVAKILGDGGINIEYSYAYSGKDGAVLILRVDHVEEAIKKIRTSGATLLERTNFHG
- a CDS encoding phenylacetate--CoA ligase family protein; protein product: MTYWDPRIERMPQADLKKMQYKLLKSLVYRLYSFSPFYHDRMKEQKVHPDDIRTLADVRKLPFMFKRDLRDNYPDRIFTATQEELVRYHVSSGTTGKPTVVGYTQHDLDIWTTSLARGLSSIGLGRGDVIQVSYGYGLFTGGLGMHYGAERIGATVLPTSVGNTERQIELMQDLKATAIACTPSYLLHMGEVAEKMGVSIKNDTCLKAGILGAEPWTESMRTRIEDWLGIKAYDIYGTSELSGPMYTECTEQQGFHIWSDIALVEIIDPKTEEPLEAGEKGEVTITMLQKEALPMIRYRIGDISSMDESVCSCGRTHPRIQRIQGRVDDMLIIRGINVFPSQIEYTLMTIPEVGQHFQIIVERKGALDDMLVRVELNKGSFSDKITDLMQVRRMVEHRLRNALNVNAEVELVEPGSLPRFEGKSKKVIDKRSM
- a CDS encoding LamG domain-containing protein — its product is MRNRQINSSGISETVTVILVIALVIGLAVAIYAMLFGSVSLTKSSLVAASAGTANVPLDASSSMQIMRVLPMAGESYYLKGQSTIPASSATTPLAIASFDITDPNGRVSTVTNGYLTTNANKLGSSLYIYKDQSNNYRLTDSLASISYAPAQIKPFALGEYQINMIDNTAHVPMNIMTVKITGNGTSSSSGSLSLPLLNTLPNSSWVVHGGVTNTTDASGLTVYNFDGTSGYLSATANPALSFTGNLSLSLWMNPTSTGSSGSSSNWHTIIGKGQLNSDNSEYDNYQLMQLGDKLLFEWNDATTGAHYQATTTSALTAGSMQYVTATINAGVLTISVNGVPLGLTYNTGNVPGGGTVISAPVITLQNNGNDLLTGKQNAATSANYFYYSGTMSEVALYNRALTAEEIAHNVNYKQI
- a CDS encoding phenylacetate--CoA ligase — translated: MYWNEKIETLKPDALHALQLRRLKKTINQAQNIDFYRNLFKTAGIQASTIKTLDDITKIPFTKKQDLRGGYPFGFFAVPLKKVVRIHTTSGTTGKPTVVGYTRKDLDTWSDLIARNMTMVGITDNDIFQNMVNYGMFTGGLGFHYGAEKIGMTVIPSATGNTKRQIEMINDFGVTTIHCTPSYAMHLSEVAEEMGTGLESLKTGLFGAESWSESTRKTLENRLGVTAYDSYGLSELFGPGVAFECPERNGLHIWHDSYLVEIIDPKTGEQLGDGERGELVVTPLVKEAMPLLRYRTGDITMVIDDGCLCRRGKKIARITGRSDDMLVIRGINVFPSQIEHVLLRIPEVGNQFMVYIDRINHLDEMTVEVEINRESFSGELSDLARLQKKVVKELRDTLELRTTVTLVEPGSLPRFEGKAKRVIDRREAE